A genome region from Musa acuminata AAA Group cultivar baxijiao chromosome BXJ3-5, Cavendish_Baxijiao_AAA, whole genome shotgun sequence includes the following:
- the LOC103985411 gene encoding uncharacterized protein LOC103985411 isoform X1, with translation MDSIETRKRNNKIVCSIDPMKAAADNLADSMSTSSSGGGLSGPSLEPRPAAAASPLGGGSIAAAEEPAAALVPPSRDPGGPGAGVGGQDAVTVERRGYHSAVCRWAVPHFPRAKARAVWSRYFEVAGYDCRLLVYPRGDSQALPGYLSLYLQIVDPRGSSSSSGGNKWDCFASYRLSVSNHLDDAKSVARDSWHRFSSKKKSHGWCDFAPFSAVLDPRSGFLLPPSDSLLVTADILLLHETVAFSRDHEPQPPPADVLGGKFTWKVHNFSLFREMIKTQKIMSPVFPAGDCNLRISVYQSSVAGVDHLSMCLESKDTEKTAAAATASPAAPVPERSCWCLFRMSVLNQRPGSNHMHRDSYGRFAADNKGGDNTSLGWNDYMRMEDFVGPDAGFLVDDTTVFSTSFHVIRESSNFTKNSGPLLGSSGGRGAARKSDGHFGKFTWRIENFTRLKDLLKKRKITGLCIKSRRFQIGNRDCRLIVYPRGQSQPPCHLSVFLEVTDSRNTASDWSCFVSHRLSVVNQKMEEKSVTKESQNRYSKAAKDWGWREFVTLTSLFDQDSGFLVQDTVIFSAEVLILKETSIMQEFNDTEPELAMMCSASQIDAISKRGSFTWRVENFLSFKEIMETRKIFSKFFQAGGCELRIGVYESFDMICIYLESDQSSGSDPDKNLWVRYRMAVVNQKNPAKTVWKESSICTKTWNNSVLQFMKVSDLMESDAGFLVRDTVVFICEILDCCPWFEFSDLEVFASEDEQDALSTDPDELIESEDSEGISGDEEDMFRNLLSRAGFHLTYGDNPSQPQVTLREKLLIDAGAIAGFLTGLRVYLDDPAKVKRLLLPTKLSSGICGKKDSLKGDANSPSLMNLLMGVKVLQQAIIDLLLDIMVECCQTSEGRTGYDSSETSSKTSPGSNGANTPPEHSGDSEVSTEYARCDMYQRLEPGVEEISHTYAVQSSQLNTGEIVRKTNQEQHIFPPQTSARDEPSDDGFVRAPKTKWPEQSEELLGLIINSLRALDSAVPQGCPEPKRRPQTIQKIILVLDKAPKHLQPDLIALIPKLTDPSEHSLAACALLDCLQKPDAEPSLRLQVFGALGQLEFGSEVWERILYQAFELLTDSSDEPLVATMSFVFKAASQCQHLPQAVRAFRLRLKSLGTEVPQCVLHILTKILHTCADVAEAIINDIDSDSELDGNCTISCGTYADGTNGVSPGGMHVGKDQVVHGCHNHADVYILVEMLSIPGLFVEVSQVFERALIRGAIGLQSVALVLERRHSQRLNIKSTSIVDDSQNRQALLDENIDSLSVQEDDFTSVLSLGEVLSLSRDTRVQDFVRMLYAIMFKIYAEEHYRFRMLKGLVERATNVSNSCRVVDIDMDVLVFLVREEDGIARPVLNILREVAEVSQVDRANLWHQICAVEDENIRFREERQEEIANFAHEKAALSQRLNESEATTNRLKAELKSEMEQFARERKELTEQILDVENQLEWLRSEKDEEIAKLSADRRGLQDRLHDAETQLSQLKTRKRDELKRVVKEKNALAERLKSAEAARKRFDEELKRYATETVTREEVRQSLEDEVRRLTQTVGQTEGEKREKEEQIARCEAYIDGMEARLQTCQQYIHTLEASLQEEMSRHAPLYGAGLEALSMNELETLARIHEEGLRQIHAIQQMKSSSNSLVGGHSLPQVHGLYSSAPPMAVGMPPSIIPNGGGIHGNGHMNGAVGPWFSPT, from the exons ATGGATTCAATTGAAACCCGCAAACGGAACAATAAGATCGTTTGTTCGATCGATCCGATGAAGGCGGCGGCTGACAATCTCGCCGACTCGATGTCGACGTCGTCATCGGGAGGCGGCCTCTCGGGCCCGTCCTTGGAGCCGCGGCCTGCGGCGGCCGCGTCGCCCTTGGGGGGCGGGAGCATCGCGGCGGCCGAGGAGCCCGCGGCGGCGCTAGTTCCTCCCTCCCGGGACCCGGGCGGCCCCGGCGCAGGTGTGGGAGGGCAGGATGCAGTTACGGTGGAGCGGCGGGGATACCACTCGGCCGTGTGCCGGTGGGCGGTCCCGCACTTCCCCCGCGCGAAGGCGCGCGCCGTGTGGAGCCGATACTTCGAGGTGGCCGGCTACGACTGCCGCCTGCTGGTGTACCCGCGCGGCGACTCGCAGGCCCTCCCGGGCTACCTCTCCCTCTACCTCCAGATCGTCGACCCCcgcggctcctcctcctcctccggcggCAACAAGTGGGACTGCTTCGCCAGTTACCGCCTTTCCGTCTCCAATCACCTCGATGACGCCAAGTCCGTCGCCCGCGACTCCTGGCACCGCTTCTCCTCCAAGAAGAAGTCCCATGGCTGGTGCGACTTCGCCCCCTTCTCCGCCGTCCTCGACCCGAGATCCGGTTTCCTACTCCCGCCCTCCGACTCCCTCCTTGTCACCGCTGACATCCTTCTGCTCCACGAGACCGTCGCGTTCAGCCGCGACCACGAGCCCCAGCCGCCCCCGGCCGATGTCCTCGGGGGCAAGTTCACTTGGAAGGTGCACAACTTCAGCCTCTTCCGGGAGATGATCAAGACGCAGAAGATCATGAGCCCTGTGTTCCCCGCCGGCGATTGCAACCTCAGGATCAGCGTGTACCAGAGCTCCGTTGCCGGGGTCGACCACCTCTCCATGTGCCTCGAGAGCAAGGACACCGAGAAGACAGCCGCGGCCGCCACCGCCAGCCCTGCGGCCCCTGTCCCCGAGCGCAGCTGCTGGTGCCTCTTCCGGATGTCGGTGCTGAACCAGCGGCCCGGGTCGAACCACATGCACCGTGACTCCTACGGCCGATTCGCTGCCGACAACAAGGGTGGCGACAACACCAGCCTCGGGTGGAACGACTACATGCGCATGGAGGACTTCGTGGGGCCAGACGCTGGGTTCCTTGTCGATGACACTACCGTCTTTAGCACGTCCTTCCATGTGATCAGGGAATCGAGCAACTTCACGAAGAACTCTGGACCTTTACTGGGCAGCAGCGGGGGGAGGGGGGCAGCAAGGAAATCGGATGGGCACTTTGGCAAGTTCACATGGAGGATCGAGAACTTCACGAGGCTCAAGGACCTGCTTAAGAAGCGCAAGATTACAGGGCTCTGTATTAAGAGTAGGAGGTTCCAGATTGGCAACCGAGACTGTCGCCTTATTGTTTATCCCAGGG GGCAGTCTCAACCACCATGCCACCTCTCTGTATTCCTGGAAGTCACAGATTCCCGCAACACAGCAAGTGATTGGAGTTGCTTTGTAAGTCATCGATTGTCTGTTGTAAATCAGAAAATGGAGGAGAAATCTGTTACAAAGGAGTCACAAAATCGATATTCGAAGGCTGCAAAAGATTGGGGCTGGCGTGAGTTTGTGACTTTGACTAGTCTCTTTGATCAGGATTCTGGGTTTCTTGTTCAGGACACTGTAATTTTCTCAGCTGAGGTTTTAATATTGAAGGAGACTTCTATAATGCAAGAATTTAATGATACGGAACCTGAGTTAGCTATGATGTGTTCAGCTTCTCAAATTGATGCTATTTCAAAGAGAGGATCATTCACGTGGAGGGTGGAAAATTTTTTGTCCTTCAAGGAGATTATGGAAACACGCAAGATATTCAGCAAATTCTTTCAAGCTGGGGGTTGTGAGCTCCGAATAG GTGTCTATGAGTCATTTGATATGATTTGTATATACCTGGAGAGTGATCAGTCTTCTGGGTCTGATCCTGACAAAAACTTATGGGTACGGTACAGAATGGCTGTTGTCAACCAGAAAAATCCTGCAAAAACTGTTTGGAAGGAATCTTCAATCTGCACAAAAACTTGGAACAATTCAGTGTTGCAGTTTATGAAGGTATCTGATTTGATGGAATCAGATGCAGGATTTCTCGTCCGTGACACTGTGGTATTCATTTGTGAGATCCTAGATTGCTGCCCCTGGTTTGAGTTTTCAGATCTTGAG GTTTTTGCTTCGGAAGATGAGCAGGATGCATTGTCGACAGACCCAGATGAACTTATTGAGTCTGAGGATAGTGAAGGTATCAGTGGAGATGAAGAAGACATGTTCAGAAACCTTCTCTCACGAGCAGGTTTCCATTTGACTTATGGAGATAACCCCTCTCAACCCCAGGTTACTTTAAGAGAAAAGCTTCTAATTGATGCTGGTGCAATTGCTGGATTTCTGACTGGTCTGCGTGTTTATCTTGATGACCCTGCTAAAGTCAAGCGCTTGCTTCTTCCTACTAAACTGTCTTCAGGTATCTGTGGCAAGAAAGATTCTTTAAAGGGTGATGCAAATTCTCCAAGCTTGATGAATTTGTTGATGGGGGTTAAAGTCTTGCAACAAGCTATCATCGACTTACTCCTAGATATAATGGTGGAGTGTTGTCAAACATCAGAAGGAAGAACAGGGTATGATTCTTCTGAAACAAGCTCCAAAACTTCTCCTGGATCAAATGGAGCTAACACTCCACCGGAACACAGTGGTGATAGTGAAGTATCAACAGAGTATGCAAGATGTGATATGTACCAGAGACTGGAACCTGGAGTAGAAGAAATCAGCCACACCTATGCGGTACAGAGCTCACAACTGAACACAGGTGAGATTGTACGGAAAACTAACCAGGAGCAGCACATTTTTCCTCCTCAGACTTCTGCTAGGGATGAACCATCAGATGATGGTTTTGTTCGAGCTCCAAAG ACAAAATGGCCTGAACAATCTGAGGAACTTTTGGGATTAATTATCAATTCATTGAGAGCCCTGGATAGTGCTGTGCCACAAGGATGCCCCGAACCTAAAAGGCGGCCTCAGACAATCCAGAAGATTATTCTTGTGCTTGACAAAGCTCCAAAACATCTTCAGCCTGATTTAATTGCCCTTATACCCAAATTGACTGATCCTTCAGAACATTCTCTTGCAGCTTGTGCACTCTTAGATTGCCTTCAAAAGCCAGATGCTGAGCCTTCGTTGCGATTACAG GTTTTTGGTGCTCTGGGACAGTTGGAGTTTGGAAGTGAGGTATGGGAACGCATCCTATATCAGGCTTTTGAGTTGTTGACTGATTCCAGTGACGAGCCCCTTGTAGCAACAATGAGTTTTGTTTTCAAAGCTGCATCACAGTGCCAGCATCTTCCTCAAGCT GTCAGAGCTTTTCGTTTGAGACTAAAGAGTCTTGGTACTGAAGTTCCTCAATGTGTTCTGCATATTCTGACAAAAATACTCCATACTTGCGCAGATGTGGCTGAAGCCATTATTAATGATATTGACTCTGATAGTGAACTTGATGGTAATTGCACGATATCTTGTGGTACTTATGCTGATGGTACAAATGGGGTTTCTCCTGGTGGGATGCATGTGGGGAAAGATCAGGTTGTGCATGGATGTCACAATCACGCTGATGTTTATATTTTAGTAGAGATGTTATCCATacctggattatttgttgaagTTTCACAGGTCTTTGAAAGAGCTTTAATTCGAGGGGCCATTGGGCTGCAATCAGTTGCTTTGGTATTAGAAAGGCGCCATTCTCAAAGGTTGAACATTAAATCTACATCTATTGTGGATGATTCACAAAACAGGCAAGCCCTGTTAGATGAAAATATTGATTCATTGTCTGTCCAAGAAGATGATTTCACATCAGTTCTTTCTCTTGGTGAAGTGTTATCTCTTTCTAGGGATACCAGAGTCCAGGACTTTGTGAGGATGCTTTATGCCATCATGTTCAAAATATATGCGGAGGAGCATTACAGATTTAGGATGTTGAAGGGGCTTGTAGAACGAGCAACTAATGTGTCCAATAGTTGCCGCGTAGTTGATATAGATATGGATGTTTTGGTATTTCTTGTTAGGGAGGAAGATGGAATAGCTAGACCAGTTTTGAACATATTACGTGAGGTTGCTGAAGTTTCTCAGGTTGATCGTGCAAATCTTTGGCACCAGATATGTGCCGTCGAGGATGAAAATATTCGTTTTAGAGAGGAAAGACAAGAGGAAATTGCAAATTTTGCTCATGAAAAAGCTGCTTTGTCCCAAAGGCTAAATGAATCTGAGGCAACTACAAACCGTCTTAAG GCTGAGTTAAAATCTGAGATGGAGCAGTTTGCTCGCGAAAGGAAGGAACTAACTGAGCAGATACTTGACGTCGAGAATCAGTTGGAATGGCTTCGATCAGAGAAAGATGAGGAAATTGCAAAGCTCTCTGCTGACAGGAGAGGCCTTCAGGACCGCCTTCATGACGCAGAGACACAACTTTCGCAGTTGAAAACTCGGAAGCGCGATGAATTGAAG AGAGTAGTCAAGGAGAAAAATGCCTTGGCTGAACGATTGAAAAGTGCAGAAGCTGCACGTAAAAGATTTGATGAAGAATTAAAGCGATATGCCACAGAGACAGTGACAAGAGAGGAAGTCAGGCAATCACTGGAAGATGAAGTGCGGCGTTTAACACAAACTGTTGGACAAACTGAAGGAGAaaaaagggagaaggaagaacagATTGCTCGCTGTGAAGCATATATTGATGGAATGGAAGCGAGGTTGCAAACATGCCAG
- the LOC103985411 gene encoding uncharacterized protein LOC103985411 isoform X2 gives MDSIETRKRNNKIVCSIDPMKAAADNLADSMSTSSSGGGLSGPSLEPRPAAAASPLGGGSIAAAEEPAAALVPPSRDPGGPGAGVGGQDAVTVERRGYHSAVCRWAVPHFPRAKARAVWSRYFEVAGYDCRLLVYPRGDSQALPGYLSLYLQIVDPRGSSSSSGGNKWDCFASYRLSVSNHLDDAKSVARDSWHRFSSKKKSHGWCDFAPFSAVLDPRSGFLLPPSDSLLVTADILLLHETVAFSRDHEPQPPPADVLGGKFTWKVHNFSLFREMIKTQKIMSPVFPAGDCNLRISVYQSSVAGVDHLSMCLESKDTEKTAAAATASPAAPVPERSCWCLFRMSVLNQRPGSNHMHRDSYGRFAADNKGGDNTSLGWNDYMRMEDFVGPDAGFLVDDTTVFSTSFHVIRESSNFTKNSGPLLGSSGGRGAARKSDGHFGKFTWRIENFTRLKDLLKKRKITGLCIKSRRFQIGNRDCRLIVYPRGQSQPPCHLSVFLEVTDSRNTASDWSCFVSHRLSVVNQKMEEKSVTKESQNRYSKAAKDWGWREFVTLTSLFDQDSGFLVQDTVIFSAEVLILKETSIMQEFNDTEPELAMMCSASQIDAISKRGSFTWRVENFLSFKEIMETRKIFSKFFQAGGCELRIGVYESFDMICIYLESDQSSGSDPDKNLWVRYRMAVVNQKNPAKTVWKESSICTKTWNNSVLQFMKVSDLMESDAGFLVRDTVVFICEILDCCPWFEFSDLEVFASEDEQDALSTDPDELIESEDSEGISGDEEDMFRNLLSRAGFHLTYGDNPSQPQVTLREKLLIDAGAIAGFLTGLRVYLDDPAKVKRLLLPTKLSSGICGKKDSLKGDANSPSLMNLLMGVKVLQQAIIDLLLDIMVECCQTSEGRTGYDSSETSSKTSPGSNGANTPPEHSGDSEVSTEYARCDMYQRLEPGVEEISHTYAVQSSQLNTGEIVRKTNQEQHIFPPQTSARDEPSDDGFVRAPKTKWPEQSEELLGLIINSLRALDSAVPQGCPEPKRRPQTIQKIILVLDKAPKHLQPDLIALIPKLTDPSEHSLAACALLDCLQKPDAEPSLRLQVFGALGQLEFGSEVWERILYQAFELLTDSSDEPLVATMSFVFKAASQCQHLPQAMWLKPLLMILTLIVNLMVIARYLVVLMLMVQMGFLLVGCMWGKIRLCMDVTITLMFIF, from the exons ATGGATTCAATTGAAACCCGCAAACGGAACAATAAGATCGTTTGTTCGATCGATCCGATGAAGGCGGCGGCTGACAATCTCGCCGACTCGATGTCGACGTCGTCATCGGGAGGCGGCCTCTCGGGCCCGTCCTTGGAGCCGCGGCCTGCGGCGGCCGCGTCGCCCTTGGGGGGCGGGAGCATCGCGGCGGCCGAGGAGCCCGCGGCGGCGCTAGTTCCTCCCTCCCGGGACCCGGGCGGCCCCGGCGCAGGTGTGGGAGGGCAGGATGCAGTTACGGTGGAGCGGCGGGGATACCACTCGGCCGTGTGCCGGTGGGCGGTCCCGCACTTCCCCCGCGCGAAGGCGCGCGCCGTGTGGAGCCGATACTTCGAGGTGGCCGGCTACGACTGCCGCCTGCTGGTGTACCCGCGCGGCGACTCGCAGGCCCTCCCGGGCTACCTCTCCCTCTACCTCCAGATCGTCGACCCCcgcggctcctcctcctcctccggcggCAACAAGTGGGACTGCTTCGCCAGTTACCGCCTTTCCGTCTCCAATCACCTCGATGACGCCAAGTCCGTCGCCCGCGACTCCTGGCACCGCTTCTCCTCCAAGAAGAAGTCCCATGGCTGGTGCGACTTCGCCCCCTTCTCCGCCGTCCTCGACCCGAGATCCGGTTTCCTACTCCCGCCCTCCGACTCCCTCCTTGTCACCGCTGACATCCTTCTGCTCCACGAGACCGTCGCGTTCAGCCGCGACCACGAGCCCCAGCCGCCCCCGGCCGATGTCCTCGGGGGCAAGTTCACTTGGAAGGTGCACAACTTCAGCCTCTTCCGGGAGATGATCAAGACGCAGAAGATCATGAGCCCTGTGTTCCCCGCCGGCGATTGCAACCTCAGGATCAGCGTGTACCAGAGCTCCGTTGCCGGGGTCGACCACCTCTCCATGTGCCTCGAGAGCAAGGACACCGAGAAGACAGCCGCGGCCGCCACCGCCAGCCCTGCGGCCCCTGTCCCCGAGCGCAGCTGCTGGTGCCTCTTCCGGATGTCGGTGCTGAACCAGCGGCCCGGGTCGAACCACATGCACCGTGACTCCTACGGCCGATTCGCTGCCGACAACAAGGGTGGCGACAACACCAGCCTCGGGTGGAACGACTACATGCGCATGGAGGACTTCGTGGGGCCAGACGCTGGGTTCCTTGTCGATGACACTACCGTCTTTAGCACGTCCTTCCATGTGATCAGGGAATCGAGCAACTTCACGAAGAACTCTGGACCTTTACTGGGCAGCAGCGGGGGGAGGGGGGCAGCAAGGAAATCGGATGGGCACTTTGGCAAGTTCACATGGAGGATCGAGAACTTCACGAGGCTCAAGGACCTGCTTAAGAAGCGCAAGATTACAGGGCTCTGTATTAAGAGTAGGAGGTTCCAGATTGGCAACCGAGACTGTCGCCTTATTGTTTATCCCAGGG GGCAGTCTCAACCACCATGCCACCTCTCTGTATTCCTGGAAGTCACAGATTCCCGCAACACAGCAAGTGATTGGAGTTGCTTTGTAAGTCATCGATTGTCTGTTGTAAATCAGAAAATGGAGGAGAAATCTGTTACAAAGGAGTCACAAAATCGATATTCGAAGGCTGCAAAAGATTGGGGCTGGCGTGAGTTTGTGACTTTGACTAGTCTCTTTGATCAGGATTCTGGGTTTCTTGTTCAGGACACTGTAATTTTCTCAGCTGAGGTTTTAATATTGAAGGAGACTTCTATAATGCAAGAATTTAATGATACGGAACCTGAGTTAGCTATGATGTGTTCAGCTTCTCAAATTGATGCTATTTCAAAGAGAGGATCATTCACGTGGAGGGTGGAAAATTTTTTGTCCTTCAAGGAGATTATGGAAACACGCAAGATATTCAGCAAATTCTTTCAAGCTGGGGGTTGTGAGCTCCGAATAG GTGTCTATGAGTCATTTGATATGATTTGTATATACCTGGAGAGTGATCAGTCTTCTGGGTCTGATCCTGACAAAAACTTATGGGTACGGTACAGAATGGCTGTTGTCAACCAGAAAAATCCTGCAAAAACTGTTTGGAAGGAATCTTCAATCTGCACAAAAACTTGGAACAATTCAGTGTTGCAGTTTATGAAGGTATCTGATTTGATGGAATCAGATGCAGGATTTCTCGTCCGTGACACTGTGGTATTCATTTGTGAGATCCTAGATTGCTGCCCCTGGTTTGAGTTTTCAGATCTTGAG GTTTTTGCTTCGGAAGATGAGCAGGATGCATTGTCGACAGACCCAGATGAACTTATTGAGTCTGAGGATAGTGAAGGTATCAGTGGAGATGAAGAAGACATGTTCAGAAACCTTCTCTCACGAGCAGGTTTCCATTTGACTTATGGAGATAACCCCTCTCAACCCCAGGTTACTTTAAGAGAAAAGCTTCTAATTGATGCTGGTGCAATTGCTGGATTTCTGACTGGTCTGCGTGTTTATCTTGATGACCCTGCTAAAGTCAAGCGCTTGCTTCTTCCTACTAAACTGTCTTCAGGTATCTGTGGCAAGAAAGATTCTTTAAAGGGTGATGCAAATTCTCCAAGCTTGATGAATTTGTTGATGGGGGTTAAAGTCTTGCAACAAGCTATCATCGACTTACTCCTAGATATAATGGTGGAGTGTTGTCAAACATCAGAAGGAAGAACAGGGTATGATTCTTCTGAAACAAGCTCCAAAACTTCTCCTGGATCAAATGGAGCTAACACTCCACCGGAACACAGTGGTGATAGTGAAGTATCAACAGAGTATGCAAGATGTGATATGTACCAGAGACTGGAACCTGGAGTAGAAGAAATCAGCCACACCTATGCGGTACAGAGCTCACAACTGAACACAGGTGAGATTGTACGGAAAACTAACCAGGAGCAGCACATTTTTCCTCCTCAGACTTCTGCTAGGGATGAACCATCAGATGATGGTTTTGTTCGAGCTCCAAAG ACAAAATGGCCTGAACAATCTGAGGAACTTTTGGGATTAATTATCAATTCATTGAGAGCCCTGGATAGTGCTGTGCCACAAGGATGCCCCGAACCTAAAAGGCGGCCTCAGACAATCCAGAAGATTATTCTTGTGCTTGACAAAGCTCCAAAACATCTTCAGCCTGATTTAATTGCCCTTATACCCAAATTGACTGATCCTTCAGAACATTCTCTTGCAGCTTGTGCACTCTTAGATTGCCTTCAAAAGCCAGATGCTGAGCCTTCGTTGCGATTACAG GTTTTTGGTGCTCTGGGACAGTTGGAGTTTGGAAGTGAGGTATGGGAACGCATCCTATATCAGGCTTTTGAGTTGTTGACTGATTCCAGTGACGAGCCCCTTGTAGCAACAATGAGTTTTGTTTTCAAAGCTGCATCACAGTGCCAGCATCTTCCTCAAGCT ATGTGGCTGAAGCCATTATTAATGATATTGACTCTGATAGTGAACTTGATGGTAATTGCACGATATCTTGTGGTACTTATGCTGATGGTACAAATGGGGTTTCTCCTGGTGGGATGCATGTGGGGAAAGATCAGGTTGTGCATGGATGTCACAATCACGCTGATGTTTATATTTTAG